The Ptychodera flava strain L36383 chromosome 18, AS_Pfla_20210202, whole genome shotgun sequence sequence CACTTGTCAATGTCACTTGTCAATATATTGTAATAAATTTAAGGACAAACGTTTCGAGGAAGTTAAGTAAATAAGGTAAGAGATTTTGATAACGTGGTTAGATtctttttgtttagtttttttttcattaatgtgACAAATTTCAACCGTAACATCATTCATGCCCACGAGAAATGAAATCAGCAATCTCTTGTGTATCTTTTCCATGGAATACAACATGTTTATCCATGATGATAAGTTACGGTTTAGTGCCTTTTAAAGGTTGTAAATTTTAAACAAGCACCaaagatatttttgttttaaatttcatatttaatcATGAACTTTGATTGCTGGTATGCCCACCATAAAACTGAAACATCATGTCTATCCtactgtaaaaatgtaaaacaaaaacgTACATATACAAAAACGGAACAGCTCAAATACAGAATGCTTGAAATGAAAAGGTAGGGTAGAATAATAAAATCAAGTGAGTCATGAGTTCAAGGCGCATTCTTAACTTAAAATCTCACCAGGCCTGAAAGTTAATCAGCAAAATTATCGACTCTGTTCTTCACATTAAGTAAGTAGTATTCATCTAGAAAAACAAGTAGCATTTCAGTCAAATATAACGGGATTGAAGGGTTATTTCGATCCAATCAAGAATAATGAATTTTCCATCTTCCAAATTGTGTATTTCACTTAGAAAATGAGATAGTAATTAACCGTCTGATGTTGCTGTGTTTTTACGTTAAATccgaaatacatttttgctagatttcttttaaatatttgcTCTCCGATAAAGTGTATTCAAGATTTTCACATTAACAGCAAGTAAGACATTCAAGTTGTTCAAATTAGAAGTTTTGGCTGGCGCCGTTTTTCCCGTGACAGGAACATtttgaaaccagatatgaactgaagatgctcacgtgtttcattattattgcagttatgtgtaaatttgaacctttgccacaagtttgtaacatcattgaaagtattatgatcaacataatgaacaatattcacagccgattaactctaaaagatcatgaagtatataaatatgtaatcaactgaaacaaaaatattaaagttctttgactgctgtcattgcaccaccagttaaagcgatgaaattcgtttcttcgcctcgataaagtttgtatgtgcgatgtgtgatagtgagcacgcgtgtgtgagtgcttcacgaactctacaacgtgtggagcggtctcagtcagaaaaatgtaacaacttagccggctattgaaccactcttttttgggaatggagatttagccgagcggttctctctgcggcctctccgctaggcgactgatgccgtatgttgtgggttcgaacccgattgaaaacagacagatagacagacagacaaacatcgctgcgacatatgctcacgtgtgtgaacacgtgagcaaaaaacccGAAGTGACATTAAACGAGTGTCAACCATTAATGCAATTGAACGGTAAGAACATGTACGAGGCGGTTCCTTTACCGTCTAGTCTCACTAGACTTGAACATTTAccaacaaaatcaataaaatcgACTTTTGTTACTCACCTTGCACGTAAtgtattttttgctcacgtgttcacatacGTGTGCATATGTCACagcgatatctgtctgtctgtgtgtctgtctgtctgtctgtctgtctgtctgtctgtctgtctgttggtccgatatctcaaaaatggctgatcagatcagaatcaaatctggtacatagattcagttagcaaacgGCAActactgattagtttttggtgggtcttgcttgcatactttttgctcatttgcataagtaatgattttagaaaaaaacggatatgcattaaaaacaactgcacacaatttgatgagatttgctacaaatgttgatcacaccaagatatatcagcagtgggaacgattaaggggtgacatgaaagatagttgataatttgcatatttaatgaactttcctaattagggatatatatctgatttgacacgatcaaaattgaccaaacttactacatgtattgatgataatatgatttaacattatttaaagtcatttagcattttctcttcagcaaattccaaatttgcatatttaatgaactttcctaattagggatatatatctgaattgacttgaccaaagtttgcaaaacttgctacatgtattggagatactatgatacaacattattgaaaatcattaagcatttttacttcaaccaattcctaatttacatatttaatgaactttgctaattggggatatacatctgaattgactggaccaaagttgatgaaacttgctatatacattaaagatactatgatacaacattattgaaagtcattaagcaaaatttccttcagccaattcctaatttgcattttcaatgatcttttctaattagggatatatactgggatttacttgatcaaagttggcaaaacatgctgtgtacattgatgattataccaggttaaaacaatattgaaagtcatttcacattttcatgtcagctaatttataatttgcatatctaatgagctttcacagtttggcatatatggcttgaaggacttggctgaaggtaattacacttgctatataaagtggtggtacaatgacagcagtcaaagaaggtatttttattctagctaattacgtatttgtatacttcatgatcttttagagttaatcggcggtgaattttgttcattatgttgatcataatactttcaatgaagttgcaaacttgtggcaaaggttaaaatttacacataactgcaataataatgaaatacgtgagcattttcagttcatatctggttacagTTTTCCACCATACTTATAATCTCGGTGCCCTCTCTGATATCTGTCACTTTACCTTTCGTTTTATCGTGACCGTTTCACGTTGTGGTGTAACTGTactttctctctttctttctttctttctttctttctttcgtttATCAGAAATAAATCTGACAGATACACCTGCCGATAGAAGTGTCTATTTTCAAAGAATGTCACAGACTCGTACTGGACTAGtcatttttgtagtttttgtcaCGGCCAATCTCGCATTCTTGATATTCGTCACAAGCGGAAATTATGTTCGCTTGTCTAAGGGCGGGAAAGCAAAGAGGGGAGGTCACTACTTCGCCAACATCAACTATCTATCAGGCAAATCTGTGAACATTGACGCAATCGGTCACGATACGGCGAACGAGAACCACTGTGATGGAGACGTGTTCCTATTTACCATGGTAACCAGCAGTAATGTGAATTACCAACAGAGGAGAGCCATTCGTGAAACTTGGGCGTCTGAAAAGAGTGTAGATGGAAAAACCGTGGCAACTGTATTTCTTGTTGCTAGGAGACCAGACAGCGAACTTATGAAGACTATTGAGGCTGAGAGTAAGGCATATCGTGACATCATTGtctttgattttcatgaaaGCTACCTGAACTTGACACTGAAGACCTTGCTTGGCTTTAAATGGATCTCTGAACACTGCAGAAACGTCCGGTATATTCTCAAGACGGACGATGACGTATTTGTGAATTACCAGGCTCTGATACGAGATCTCGTGAGAAGGCCGCGAGAAAACCTCGCTTTGGGTCAAATTTTGAACAACATAATGGTTCCAAGAGACCACAAAAACAAATGGTACACCTCAGTGAAAGACTACCCAAACCATTCATATCCGCCATATTTGGTAGGAACAGGCTACATCTTATCACGTGACCTGcttgacaaaattggaaaactgGCGCTATCTTTACAGTTCTTGAATTGGGAAGACGTATTTGTTGGTATATGTTTACATCATCTTGGAGTGAAATTAACAAACGACAAAAGATTTGACCATTCCCACGTCTTCGATTTTTACTCGGACAAAGACAAGTGTTTGCTAAACTATACGTTCACGTCACATAATGTCTTCTTCCGTAGACAGCTAGAGTTGTGGAGGCTACTCTTCAGACGAAGACAATATCCAAGACGGAATCCATGTGAGGTGTCTTTGTGCCTGAAACCTAATTCCACTGGGTTAGATGACGGGTGTATGCAATTTAAACCCGAGGAAGCAGGTGGCTTGTTGGATATTAAATGATGCAAATGTGGAATTCATCATTATTCAGGAGAACGTATACACTTACTTGGTCAAATTTCATTTGGCTAACTCCACACATAGACGTAATAAAGGTATGttgtaccacagtccctccactgtgaTTGTACAGTCAAAGAGACCCGCACTCGATACTTAAAATAACACATGCTTGCAGATGTGAAGTGAATGTTAGGCTCGCCGAGGACCCCTTCGAGACAATTATCATAGCACTCCCATCGGTGAAACCAGACTTTATATCCCCTTCTGTGAACCTGTAAAGGGCGCCTTCAACTAACAGATGGCTAAATGCTGAACAATTTCTGgtaaaatggcaattttgaacATTGCATAATCCAAAGAACAGAACTTAGAATTGCAATATGACTTGCTTTATGAAATAAAGAATCAACATTAACTGAATTTCGATGCATGAATTTTACCGTTCTTTCatacaaaaataatacaagCTACATTTAATATATTCGTGACAGTAAGCACTCGCTGACATGCAAATTCTTCCATTGGACGGTCTTTAGGCTGCTGTCCCTAATATCTGGTACTtcctgatttggaccatgcctacataATTTAGTTAGTTAAATAATAAATTGGCGCCGCAATCGTAAAATGGCGCCCCAAAagtaaagtacaaaaaatgcagtattttaaGCACATCATACACATTGTAATCATCCatgaaacaagcatgatgccatttacttgaatgcacccACACGATGGCCGACAGTAAGTTgtcgtaatctttattttctctgtcacacgattatttttgaaaatggtgggaaatctaaaatgatagTAAAACGTTTGAACCACTTCTTTAATTACATTCGAAGAAAACTCTTTGAAAActgaagatattttgagatcggtttattacacatttgcagctattggggctttaacaaGATTCTGACGAAAAGTATGAGGTTTTAATGAAGACTACTCAAACttatgtcattttcaatacTTATGCCACTCACacttgtttctttctttcttaacTATTCTAGGATTTGGCGTAAATAAGTTACAAAAACTGCGTATTCGCAGAAAAATTGCTGTTCTACTTTCGGACAGATTTTGTCAATTCCAATGGCAACCCTTCTCATCATCGGTATCTCTTAATGGAACTGCTAAGTGATGTATCAGCTAGGTTTTTGAAGGGACAGTATATGTATTGTAACTTTTTCATCACTTTCGTTCTTTAAAACAAGTTATTGTTCATGTTAAGGTTTGGTTTATTAGCTAAATTAAACTTTGCCTTTACTTGTCAGTGTTGGGTGAATCTCCTAAATCAGCATGTACTTAGATAGCACCTGCTGTTCGTCAGCATTCGCACCAACAGAATTCACAGGTGTTACACCGTTCTGTACTTGTGTCCAACAAGATGATGCCAAGACAATTTCAGGGCTGTATTTACAGGCCTGTGTCAGGAATCAGTATATGCCTGTATGGAATCAGGAATTTTCTCACGTCATCCACTGCCTTGGCCACAGGTCTGAAAGATGACACTGTATATAGATGGAGCTGTTTCCAGTATTAAATTTCAGGGAACATCACAGGGCGAGTATATTACAAGATTTCAGGGTTTCGTTCATGTCCACCGCAGAAATAACATTTCTTTTGTCTAGCGATTCATATATGACAGTTTTGCAGAAATTTCAGACCCTGTCACATGTAGGTCTGCACGCACATGTACACGGTCACGTTCAACAGACAGCGTTACACGCAAGAAATCCTGACCGCGTCACACACCTGTATACGTATATTTACAGCACTCTATACGGGCCGGCCTGAGTCACTACACGGTTACAACCGTGTACTGCACCGTCTTCGCTATTGAAGACCCGCACCACACTGACCACAGCACTATACAGGGGTCACAAGGGTGCATTGCGGGTGAGTTCACCCGTGTAGACATACCTGGACAGATCTTGACGTATTGTAATATCCTGCGGTATGTTAGAGAGGCGACTTACCAGTCTTCTCTTCTCCCGAACGAGACAACACAAGTTATGGAACAAGTGTCGAGCACAATGCTAGCTCAGGAAATACTACTTCGAGATGAGTGACTGCTTCGAAGGTAAggaaaaaaatcagtaaatttaGCATTCGGATATATGAAGATAAAAACGAAACAAGCCCAATCAAATCTGTTATATACTTtgagacaaagtcggccatatttcatgaattttggttGATACAAGAtcctacttatattgtttgacgtgttgaaaaatactgaatgaatgggtgaccatgtatatattcgaccccagttttagacacgatacatatACCAACGcgagaatgaattaatggtcatgaccattaattctttCTCGCGATGGTTTCTTTTAaattgtctaaaactggggtcgaatgtatgcatggtcacccatttattcagtatttttcaacatgtcaaacaatataagtagtatcttgtatcaaacaaaatttatgaaatatggccgactttgtccctttaatttctTAAAAGGAAGCAATCACAAGTATTCTGATATGCCCTTACATAATGGCAAAAGGAAAAGCGTGAACGCTTAAACTCCTCAGAAAGTTATTGTGGTACGAAAATCTCAACTGGCGTGGAGTTCTACGTGAAAGTTGAACAACTAGAATGAGAATCTTTCCTGGTCGTTGTTGTAGTAAATATAACCAGTAGTTTCATTTGAGGaggtatgcacctcgaaagtgaaagacttaaactttggctcAAAATTTGTCGgtggaactttcaaccattctcttacagaatcaagaataaaaatcaggggtcacagtacaaaatttggtaagcttactagtgaaacaaattacctgacattcaccgacatttgaaatttaaaatggccaccgTCCCTGtgtaaattttcgaaaaactaagacggtgatatttttattactcaaggagctttaaagtgaactgccacaagtggtagatcggaaaaAATTTGGGCAAGAGTTCCTTTGGGCACCCATACCTGGAAAACACTGTAATCGCGGACTGTACTCGGAAGAAGcacatcaaatacaacttttAGAGGGGTTTAGAATTAGGGTCATTGTTAGTTTTAGGGTTATCATACTTTAAAGTGTTGTTATGCACAAATTGAAGAAATCCATTTCAATCACTGCTGTCTTCAGCGTTATCAATCCCGTGTCCTTAAAATGTGTACAAAAGGGCGAATATTTAATAGTCTCTGAATAGGGTATAAAAAGACACTGTCCCCATTCACGAGAATTGATTCAGTAATATTGTTGTAAATTTGAACGT is a genomic window containing:
- the LOC139117795 gene encoding beta-1,3-galactosyltransferase 1-like, with protein sequence MSQTRTGLVIFVVFVTANLAFLIFVTSGNYVRLSKGGKAKRGGHYFANINYLSGKSVNIDAIGHDTANENHCDGDVFLFTMVTSSNVNYQQRRAIRETWASEKSVDGKTVATVFLVARRPDSELMKTIEAESKAYRDIIVFDFHESYLNLTLKTLLGFKWISEHCRNVRYILKTDDDVFVNYQALIRDLVRRPRENLALGQILNNIMVPRDHKNKWYTSVKDYPNHSYPPYLVGTGYILSRDLLDKIGKLALSLQFLNWEDVFVGICLHHLGVKLTNDKRFDHSHVFDFYSDKDKCLLNYTFTSHNVFFRRQLELWRLLFRRRQYPRRNPCEVSLCLKPNSTGLDDGCMQFKPEEAGGLLDIK